The proteins below are encoded in one region of Doryrhamphus excisus isolate RoL2022-K1 chromosome 4, RoL_Dexc_1.0, whole genome shotgun sequence:
- the si:ch211-113d22.2 gene encoding uncharacterized protein si:ch211-113d22.2 isoform X1: MRHLPVSSVSNPRSQLRLISSTRSLDSLHAAMKAPLVLVLVLFLAAHTVLSCSVCKGSALKCHTCAASSEEDCNKQGSASCPQYADACATISGPHTVLKSCTYKAFCDKAQGSNSGAKMECCYGDNCNGPHRSHSHGDQHHSSTAALTSSPVLLLGTLLLLRLGFSHM, encoded by the exons ATGAGACACCTTCCAGTGTCCAGCGTTTCCAACCCTCGGTCACAGCTTCGTCTAATCTCATCCACTCGCTCTTTGGACTCATTGCATGCTGCCATGAAGGCACCGCTTGTCCTGGTCCTGGTTCTCTTTCTGGCTGCCCACA CTGTTCTTTCCTGTTCTGTCTGCAAAGGCTCTGCCCTCAAATGCCACACGTGTGCAGCATCCAGCGAGGAAGACTGCAATAAACAAGGCTCGGCATCCTGCCCGCAGTACGCTGACGCCTGCGCCACCATCAGTGGACCAC ACACTGTACTCAAGTCCTGCACCTACAAGGCTTTCTGTGACAAAGCTCAGGGCAGCAACTCTGGAGCTAAGATGGAGTGTTGCTATGGCGACAACTGTAACGGCCCACACAGGAGCCACAGTCACGGTGATCAGCACCACAGCAGCACAGCAGCGCTGACCAGCAGCCCTGTCCTGCTGCTCGGcaccctgctgctgctgcgtttAGGCTTCTCTCACATGTAG
- the si:ch211-113d22.2 gene encoding uncharacterized protein si:ch211-113d22.2 isoform X2, with protein sequence MRHLPVSSVSNPRSQLRLISSTRSLDSLHAAMKAPLVLVLVLFLAAHSSALKCHTCAASSEEDCNKQGSASCPQYADACATISGPHTVLKSCTYKAFCDKAQGSNSGAKMECCYGDNCNGPHRSHSHGDQHHSSTAALTSSPVLLLGTLLLLRLGFSHM encoded by the exons ATGAGACACCTTCCAGTGTCCAGCGTTTCCAACCCTCGGTCACAGCTTCGTCTAATCTCATCCACTCGCTCTTTGGACTCATTGCATGCTGCCATGAAGGCACCGCTTGTCCTGGTCCTGGTTCTCTTTCTGGCTGCCCACA GCTCTGCCCTCAAATGCCACACGTGTGCAGCATCCAGCGAGGAAGACTGCAATAAACAAGGCTCGGCATCCTGCCCGCAGTACGCTGACGCCTGCGCCACCATCAGTGGACCAC ACACTGTACTCAAGTCCTGCACCTACAAGGCTTTCTGTGACAAAGCTCAGGGCAGCAACTCTGGAGCTAAGATGGAGTGTTGCTATGGCGACAACTGTAACGGCCCACACAGGAGCCACAGTCACGGTGATCAGCACCACAGCAGCACAGCAGCGCTGACCAGCAGCCCTGTCCTGCTGCTCGGcaccctgctgctgctgcgtttAGGCTTCTCTCACATGTAG
- the LOC131128586 gene encoding transforming acidic coiled-coil-containing protein 1-like isoform X5 yields the protein MGGSLSQHKKGSPRKKSSISDSEGTFETPEVESPGVVKLLSELDNSISTEQCVHKISKQDAVDTLNNMMSSSPNNNSFGLNPNLNLTVTPPSNPSPQVQRPPSLPVHSVLNKPDPTEVDDEAPVNFDLKLIPSYDHSLHHDLLNGNVNCDALKQACNQEVSSEVCTTIDTKSCKIKLDQLAQKDMCGQDDRGGHATDEEKLACSTGVKPDKEQNVCHVTPGPNESDICTLHNEDRGEWKNKSEGSGIQKTGSQVLDSICISEEEKQAVLTLIKEEVITKEVEVSDWKRKYEDSRQEVNEMRKIVAEYEKTIAQMIEDEQRNSLSSQKSLHAVTMEKEAALADLSSVERSLSDVFRRYENLKSTLEGFKKNEEVLKKCAQDYLARVKQEEQRYQTLKVHAEEKLDKANEEIAQVRTKASSESIALTASLRKEQMKNESLEQALQQKNQEMEELTKICDELIAKMGKVD from the exons ATGGGCGGCTCCTTAAGCCAGCACAAGAAGGGCTCCCCACGCAAGAAAAGCAGCAT TTCGGACTCAGAGGGGACCTTTGAGACCCCAGAGGTTGAGTCTCCAGGTGTCGTGAAACTGCTGAGTGAGCTGGACAACTCCATTTCCACAG AGCAATGTGTCCACAAGATTTCCAAACAGGATGCGGTGGACACCCTCAACAACATGATGAGCTCGTCCCCCAACAACAACAGCTTTGGTCTGAACCCCAATCTCAATCTGACTGTAACACCCCCATCAAATCCTTCCCCTCAAGTGCAGAGGCCCCCATCGCTGCCAGTCCACTCTGTGCTGAACAAGCCTGATCCCACCGAGGTGGACGATGAAGCTCCCGTGAACTTCGACCTGAAATTAATACCCAGCTATGACCACTCCCTGCATCATGACCTGCTCAACGGCAACGTGAACTGTGATGCATTAAAACAAGCCTGCAACCAGGAGGTTTCCAGTGAGGTCTGCACTACCATTGACAC GAAGTCATGTAAAATAAAGTTGGATCAGCTGGCACAAAAAGACATGTGCGGGCAG GATGATCGAGGTGGCCACGCTACAGATGAAGAGAAGCTGGCCTGCAGCACAGGTGTCAAACCAGACAAGGAGCAAAACG TCTGCcatgtgacccccggaccaaATGAGTCAGACATCTGCACATTG CACAATGAAGACCGCGGTGAGTGGAAAAACAAATCGGAAGGAAGTGGGATacagaaaacaggaagtcaggtcCTGGACTCTATTTGCATCAGTGAGGAGGAGAAACAGGCCGTTCTCACTCTCATTAAAGAGGAG GTCATCACAAAGGAGGTGGAAGTGAGTGACTGGAAGAGGAAGTATGAGGACAGCAGACAAGAAGTTAATGAGATGAG aaaGATTGTTGCTGAGTATGAGAAGACAATCGCTCAGATGATCG AGGACGAGCAGAGGAATAGCCTAAGTTCCCAGAAGTCTTTGCATGCTGTGACCATGGAGAAGGAGGCCGCCCTGGCAGACCTGAGCTCAGTGGAACGTTCGCTGTCTGATGTTTTTCGGCGCTATGAAAACCTGAAGAGCACCCTGGAAGGCTTTAAGAAa AATGAAGAAGTGCTGAAGAAATGTGCTCAGGATTATCTTGCCAGAGTCAAGCAGGAGGAGCAGAGATACCAGACACTCAAAGTCCATGCTGAGGAGAAACTAGATAA GGCCAATGAAGAGATCGCTCAGGTGCGCACAAAGGCGAGCTCTGAGAGTATAGCGCTGACGGCCAGCCTGAGGAAAGAGCAAATGAAGAATGAGTCGCTGGAGCAAGCCCTGCAGCAAAAG AATCAAGAGATGGAGGAGCTCACCAAAATCTGTGACGAGCTCATCGCCAAAATGGGAAAAGTAGACTGA
- the LOC131128586 gene encoding transforming acidic coiled-coil-containing protein 1-like isoform X3: MGGSLSQHKKGSPRKKSSISDSEGTFETPEVESPGVVKLLSELDNSISTEQCVHKISKQDAVDTLNNMMSSSPNNNSFGLNPNLNLTVTPPSNPSPQVQRPPSLPVHSVLNKPDPTEVDDEAPVNFDLKLIPSYDHSLHHDLLNGNVNCDALKQACNQEVSSEVCTTIDTKSCKIKLDQLAQKDMCGQDDRGGHATDEEKLACSTGVKPDKEQNVCHVTPGPNESDICTLQHNEDRGEWKNKSEGSGIQKTGSQVLDSICISEEEKQAVLTLIKEEVITKEVEVSDWKRKYEDSRQEVNEMRKIVAEYEKTIAQMIEDEQRNSLSSQKSLHAVTMEKEAALADLSSVERSLSDVFRRYENLKSTLEGFKKNEEVLKKCAQDYLARVKQEEQRYQTLKVHAEEKLDKANEEIAQVRTKASSESIALTASLRKEQMKNESLEQALQQKNQEMEELTKICDELIAKMGKVD, from the exons ATGGGCGGCTCCTTAAGCCAGCACAAGAAGGGCTCCCCACGCAAGAAAAGCAGCAT TTCGGACTCAGAGGGGACCTTTGAGACCCCAGAGGTTGAGTCTCCAGGTGTCGTGAAACTGCTGAGTGAGCTGGACAACTCCATTTCCACAG AGCAATGTGTCCACAAGATTTCCAAACAGGATGCGGTGGACACCCTCAACAACATGATGAGCTCGTCCCCCAACAACAACAGCTTTGGTCTGAACCCCAATCTCAATCTGACTGTAACACCCCCATCAAATCCTTCCCCTCAAGTGCAGAGGCCCCCATCGCTGCCAGTCCACTCTGTGCTGAACAAGCCTGATCCCACCGAGGTGGACGATGAAGCTCCCGTGAACTTCGACCTGAAATTAATACCCAGCTATGACCACTCCCTGCATCATGACCTGCTCAACGGCAACGTGAACTGTGATGCATTAAAACAAGCCTGCAACCAGGAGGTTTCCAGTGAGGTCTGCACTACCATTGACAC GAAGTCATGTAAAATAAAGTTGGATCAGCTGGCACAAAAAGACATGTGCGGGCAG GATGATCGAGGTGGCCACGCTACAGATGAAGAGAAGCTGGCCTGCAGCACAGGTGTCAAACCAGACAAGGAGCAAAACG TCTGCcatgtgacccccggaccaaATGAGTCAGACATCTGCACATTG CAGCACAATGAAGACCGCGGTGAGTGGAAAAACAAATCGGAAGGAAGTGGGATacagaaaacaggaagtcaggtcCTGGACTCTATTTGCATCAGTGAGGAGGAGAAACAGGCCGTTCTCACTCTCATTAAAGAGGAG GTCATCACAAAGGAGGTGGAAGTGAGTGACTGGAAGAGGAAGTATGAGGACAGCAGACAAGAAGTTAATGAGATGAG aaaGATTGTTGCTGAGTATGAGAAGACAATCGCTCAGATGATCG AGGACGAGCAGAGGAATAGCCTAAGTTCCCAGAAGTCTTTGCATGCTGTGACCATGGAGAAGGAGGCCGCCCTGGCAGACCTGAGCTCAGTGGAACGTTCGCTGTCTGATGTTTTTCGGCGCTATGAAAACCTGAAGAGCACCCTGGAAGGCTTTAAGAAa AATGAAGAAGTGCTGAAGAAATGTGCTCAGGATTATCTTGCCAGAGTCAAGCAGGAGGAGCAGAGATACCAGACACTCAAAGTCCATGCTGAGGAGAAACTAGATAA GGCCAATGAAGAGATCGCTCAGGTGCGCACAAAGGCGAGCTCTGAGAGTATAGCGCTGACGGCCAGCCTGAGGAAAGAGCAAATGAAGAATGAGTCGCTGGAGCAAGCCCTGCAGCAAAAG AATCAAGAGATGGAGGAGCTCACCAAAATCTGTGACGAGCTCATCGCCAAAATGGGAAAAGTAGACTGA
- the LOC131128586 gene encoding transforming acidic coiled-coil-containing protein 1-like isoform X4, with translation MMSSSPNNNSFGLNPNLNLTVTPPSNPSPQVQRPPSLPVHSVLNKPDPTEVDDEAPVNFDLKLIPSYDHSLHHDLLNGNVNCDALKQACNQEVSSEVCTTIDTKSCKIKLDQLAQKDMCGQDDRGGHATDEEKLACSTGVKPDKEQNVCHVTPGPNESDICTLQHNEDRGEWKNKSEGSGIQKTGSQVLDSICISEEEKQAVLTLIKEEVITKEVEVSDWKRKYEDSRQEVNEMRKIVAEYEKTIAQMIEDEQRNSLSSQKSLHAVTMEKEAALADLSSVERSLSDVFRRYENLKSTLEGFKKNEEVLKKCAQDYLARVKQEEQRYQTLKVHAEEKLDKANEEIAQVRTKASSESIALTASLRKEQMKNESLEQALQQKNQEMEELTKICDELIAKMGKVD, from the exons ATGATGAGCTCGTCCCCCAACAACAACAGCTTTGGTCTGAACCCCAATCTCAATCTGACTGTAACACCCCCATCAAATCCTTCCCCTCAAGTGCAGAGGCCCCCATCGCTGCCAGTCCACTCTGTGCTGAACAAGCCTGATCCCACCGAGGTGGACGATGAAGCTCCCGTGAACTTCGACCTGAAATTAATACCCAGCTATGACCACTCCCTGCATCATGACCTGCTCAACGGCAACGTGAACTGTGATGCATTAAAACAAGCCTGCAACCAGGAGGTTTCCAGTGAGGTCTGCACTACCATTGACAC GAAGTCATGTAAAATAAAGTTGGATCAGCTGGCACAAAAAGACATGTGCGGGCAG GATGATCGAGGTGGCCACGCTACAGATGAAGAGAAGCTGGCCTGCAGCACAGGTGTCAAACCAGACAAGGAGCAAAACG TCTGCcatgtgacccccggaccaaATGAGTCAGACATCTGCACATTG CAGCACAATGAAGACCGCGGTGAGTGGAAAAACAAATCGGAAGGAAGTGGGATacagaaaacaggaagtcaggtcCTGGACTCTATTTGCATCAGTGAGGAGGAGAAACAGGCCGTTCTCACTCTCATTAAAGAGGAG GTCATCACAAAGGAGGTGGAAGTGAGTGACTGGAAGAGGAAGTATGAGGACAGCAGACAAGAAGTTAATGAGATGAG aaaGATTGTTGCTGAGTATGAGAAGACAATCGCTCAGATGATCG AGGACGAGCAGAGGAATAGCCTAAGTTCCCAGAAGTCTTTGCATGCTGTGACCATGGAGAAGGAGGCCGCCCTGGCAGACCTGAGCTCAGTGGAACGTTCGCTGTCTGATGTTTTTCGGCGCTATGAAAACCTGAAGAGCACCCTGGAAGGCTTTAAGAAa AATGAAGAAGTGCTGAAGAAATGTGCTCAGGATTATCTTGCCAGAGTCAAGCAGGAGGAGCAGAGATACCAGACACTCAAAGTCCATGCTGAGGAGAAACTAGATAA GGCCAATGAAGAGATCGCTCAGGTGCGCACAAAGGCGAGCTCTGAGAGTATAGCGCTGACGGCCAGCCTGAGGAAAGAGCAAATGAAGAATGAGTCGCTGGAGCAAGCCCTGCAGCAAAAG AATCAAGAGATGGAGGAGCTCACCAAAATCTGTGACGAGCTCATCGCCAAAATGGGAAAAGTAGACTGA
- the LOC131128586 gene encoding transforming acidic coiled-coil-containing protein 1-like isoform X2, translating into MSWLSPVQWAKWTWSAVTGVAGDDGQQDDNNSDSEGTFETPEVESPGVVKLLSELDNSISTEQCVHKISKQDAVDTLNNMMSSSPNNNSFGLNPNLNLTVTPPSNPSPQVQRPPSLPVHSVLNKPDPTEVDDEAPVNFDLKLIPSYDHSLHHDLLNGNVNCDALKQACNQEVSSEVCTTIDTKSCKIKLDQLAQKDMCGQDDRGGHATDEEKLACSTGVKPDKEQNVCHVTPGPNESDICTLHNEDRGEWKNKSEGSGIQKTGSQVLDSICISEEEKQAVLTLIKEEVITKEVEVSDWKRKYEDSRQEVNEMRKIVAEYEKTIAQMIEDEQRNSLSSQKSLHAVTMEKEAALADLSSVERSLSDVFRRYENLKSTLEGFKKNEEVLKKCAQDYLARVKQEEQRYQTLKVHAEEKLDKANEEIAQVRTKASSESIALTASLRKEQMKNESLEQALQQKNQEMEELTKICDELIAKMGKVD; encoded by the exons ATGTCCTGGTTGTCTCCGGTCCAGTGGGCCAAATGGACATGGTCGGCGGTGACAGGGGTTGCGGGGGACGATGGGCAGCAAGATGACAACAA TTCGGACTCAGAGGGGACCTTTGAGACCCCAGAGGTTGAGTCTCCAGGTGTCGTGAAACTGCTGAGTGAGCTGGACAACTCCATTTCCACAG AGCAATGTGTCCACAAGATTTCCAAACAGGATGCGGTGGACACCCTCAACAACATGATGAGCTCGTCCCCCAACAACAACAGCTTTGGTCTGAACCCCAATCTCAATCTGACTGTAACACCCCCATCAAATCCTTCCCCTCAAGTGCAGAGGCCCCCATCGCTGCCAGTCCACTCTGTGCTGAACAAGCCTGATCCCACCGAGGTGGACGATGAAGCTCCCGTGAACTTCGACCTGAAATTAATACCCAGCTATGACCACTCCCTGCATCATGACCTGCTCAACGGCAACGTGAACTGTGATGCATTAAAACAAGCCTGCAACCAGGAGGTTTCCAGTGAGGTCTGCACTACCATTGACAC GAAGTCATGTAAAATAAAGTTGGATCAGCTGGCACAAAAAGACATGTGCGGGCAG GATGATCGAGGTGGCCACGCTACAGATGAAGAGAAGCTGGCCTGCAGCACAGGTGTCAAACCAGACAAGGAGCAAAACG TCTGCcatgtgacccccggaccaaATGAGTCAGACATCTGCACATTG CACAATGAAGACCGCGGTGAGTGGAAAAACAAATCGGAAGGAAGTGGGATacagaaaacaggaagtcaggtcCTGGACTCTATTTGCATCAGTGAGGAGGAGAAACAGGCCGTTCTCACTCTCATTAAAGAGGAG GTCATCACAAAGGAGGTGGAAGTGAGTGACTGGAAGAGGAAGTATGAGGACAGCAGACAAGAAGTTAATGAGATGAG aaaGATTGTTGCTGAGTATGAGAAGACAATCGCTCAGATGATCG AGGACGAGCAGAGGAATAGCCTAAGTTCCCAGAAGTCTTTGCATGCTGTGACCATGGAGAAGGAGGCCGCCCTGGCAGACCTGAGCTCAGTGGAACGTTCGCTGTCTGATGTTTTTCGGCGCTATGAAAACCTGAAGAGCACCCTGGAAGGCTTTAAGAAa AATGAAGAAGTGCTGAAGAAATGTGCTCAGGATTATCTTGCCAGAGTCAAGCAGGAGGAGCAGAGATACCAGACACTCAAAGTCCATGCTGAGGAGAAACTAGATAA GGCCAATGAAGAGATCGCTCAGGTGCGCACAAAGGCGAGCTCTGAGAGTATAGCGCTGACGGCCAGCCTGAGGAAAGAGCAAATGAAGAATGAGTCGCTGGAGCAAGCCCTGCAGCAAAAG AATCAAGAGATGGAGGAGCTCACCAAAATCTGTGACGAGCTCATCGCCAAAATGGGAAAAGTAGACTGA
- the LOC131128586 gene encoding transforming acidic coiled-coil-containing protein 1-like isoform X1, with translation MSWLSPVQWAKWTWSAVTGVAGDDGQQDDNNSDSEGTFETPEVESPGVVKLLSELDNSISTEQCVHKISKQDAVDTLNNMMSSSPNNNSFGLNPNLNLTVTPPSNPSPQVQRPPSLPVHSVLNKPDPTEVDDEAPVNFDLKLIPSYDHSLHHDLLNGNVNCDALKQACNQEVSSEVCTTIDTKSCKIKLDQLAQKDMCGQDDRGGHATDEEKLACSTGVKPDKEQNVCHVTPGPNESDICTLQHNEDRGEWKNKSEGSGIQKTGSQVLDSICISEEEKQAVLTLIKEEVITKEVEVSDWKRKYEDSRQEVNEMRKIVAEYEKTIAQMIEDEQRNSLSSQKSLHAVTMEKEAALADLSSVERSLSDVFRRYENLKSTLEGFKKNEEVLKKCAQDYLARVKQEEQRYQTLKVHAEEKLDKANEEIAQVRTKASSESIALTASLRKEQMKNESLEQALQQKNQEMEELTKICDELIAKMGKVD, from the exons ATGTCCTGGTTGTCTCCGGTCCAGTGGGCCAAATGGACATGGTCGGCGGTGACAGGGGTTGCGGGGGACGATGGGCAGCAAGATGACAACAA TTCGGACTCAGAGGGGACCTTTGAGACCCCAGAGGTTGAGTCTCCAGGTGTCGTGAAACTGCTGAGTGAGCTGGACAACTCCATTTCCACAG AGCAATGTGTCCACAAGATTTCCAAACAGGATGCGGTGGACACCCTCAACAACATGATGAGCTCGTCCCCCAACAACAACAGCTTTGGTCTGAACCCCAATCTCAATCTGACTGTAACACCCCCATCAAATCCTTCCCCTCAAGTGCAGAGGCCCCCATCGCTGCCAGTCCACTCTGTGCTGAACAAGCCTGATCCCACCGAGGTGGACGATGAAGCTCCCGTGAACTTCGACCTGAAATTAATACCCAGCTATGACCACTCCCTGCATCATGACCTGCTCAACGGCAACGTGAACTGTGATGCATTAAAACAAGCCTGCAACCAGGAGGTTTCCAGTGAGGTCTGCACTACCATTGACAC GAAGTCATGTAAAATAAAGTTGGATCAGCTGGCACAAAAAGACATGTGCGGGCAG GATGATCGAGGTGGCCACGCTACAGATGAAGAGAAGCTGGCCTGCAGCACAGGTGTCAAACCAGACAAGGAGCAAAACG TCTGCcatgtgacccccggaccaaATGAGTCAGACATCTGCACATTG CAGCACAATGAAGACCGCGGTGAGTGGAAAAACAAATCGGAAGGAAGTGGGATacagaaaacaggaagtcaggtcCTGGACTCTATTTGCATCAGTGAGGAGGAGAAACAGGCCGTTCTCACTCTCATTAAAGAGGAG GTCATCACAAAGGAGGTGGAAGTGAGTGACTGGAAGAGGAAGTATGAGGACAGCAGACAAGAAGTTAATGAGATGAG aaaGATTGTTGCTGAGTATGAGAAGACAATCGCTCAGATGATCG AGGACGAGCAGAGGAATAGCCTAAGTTCCCAGAAGTCTTTGCATGCTGTGACCATGGAGAAGGAGGCCGCCCTGGCAGACCTGAGCTCAGTGGAACGTTCGCTGTCTGATGTTTTTCGGCGCTATGAAAACCTGAAGAGCACCCTGGAAGGCTTTAAGAAa AATGAAGAAGTGCTGAAGAAATGTGCTCAGGATTATCTTGCCAGAGTCAAGCAGGAGGAGCAGAGATACCAGACACTCAAAGTCCATGCTGAGGAGAAACTAGATAA GGCCAATGAAGAGATCGCTCAGGTGCGCACAAAGGCGAGCTCTGAGAGTATAGCGCTGACGGCCAGCCTGAGGAAAGAGCAAATGAAGAATGAGTCGCTGGAGCAAGCCCTGCAGCAAAAG AATCAAGAGATGGAGGAGCTCACCAAAATCTGTGACGAGCTCATCGCCAAAATGGGAAAAGTAGACTGA